In Pongo abelii isolate AG06213 chromosome 5, NHGRI_mPonAbe1-v2.0_pri, whole genome shotgun sequence, a single genomic region encodes these proteins:
- the MDC1 gene encoding mediator of DNA damage checkpoint protein 1 isoform X2 — translation MTQPLYPLPAAGARLSGRGLELRGKWVVGGQAVVGCPLERPIDVHYSVGAGRPSITVSLTDLSSLGDTAHLNCKGAGLWVCLRSTCCGCERQRQEPISKSDLFRRTQSLHPGRDRYWWRARGLKIMEDTQAIDWDVEEEEETEQSSESLRCNMEPVGRLHIFSGAHGPEKDFPLHLGKNVVGRMPDCSVALPFPSISKQHAEIEILAWDKAPILRDCGSLNGTQILRPPKVLSPGVSHRLRDQELILFADLLCQYHRLYVSLPFVSRGPLTVEETPRVQGGTQPQRLLLAEDSEEEVDFLSERLMVKKSRTTSSSVIVPESDEEGHSPVLGSLGPPFAFNMNSDTDVEEGQQPATEEASSAARRGATIEAEQSEAEVVTEIQLEKDQPLVKERDDDTKVKRGAGNGVVPAGVILERSQPPGEDSDTDVDDDSRPGRPAEVHLERAQPFGFIDSDTDAEEEGIPATPVVIPMKKRKIFHGVGTRGPGAPGLTHLQESQAGSDTDVEEGNAPQAVPLEKSQASMVINSDTDDEEEVSAALTLARLKESQPAIWNRDAEEDMAQRVVLLQRSQTTTERDSDTDVEEEELPVENREAVLKGHTKIRALVRAHSEKDQPPFGDSVEADKSSPGIHLERSQASTTVDINTQVEEEVPPGSAIIHIKKHQVSVEGTNQTDVKAVGGPAKLLVVSLEEAWPPHGDCEIGAEEGTSLAASAVADVRKSQLPAEGDAGAEWAATVLKQERAHEVGAQGGPPVAQVEQDLPISRENLTDLVVDTDTLGESTQPQREGAQVPTGREREQHVGGTKDSEDNYGDSEDLDLQATQCFLENQGLEVQSMEDEPTQAFMLTPPQELGPSHCSFQTTGTLDEPWEVLATQPFCLRESEDSETQPSDTHLEAYGPCLSPPRAIPGDQHPESPVHTEPMGIQGRGRQTVDKVMGIPKETAERVGPERGPLERETEKLLPERQTDVTGEEELTKGIQDREQKQLLARDTQRQESDKNGKSASPERDWESLKVEIETSEEIQEKQVKKQTLPSKAFEREVERPVADRECEPAELEEKVPKVILERDTQRGEPEGGSQDQKGQASSPTPEPGVGAGDLPGPTSAPVPSGSQSGGRGSPVSPRRHQKGLLNCKMPPAEKASRIRAAEKASRGDQESPDACLPPTVPEAPAPPQKPLNSQSRKHLAPQPLLSPLLPSIKPTIHKTRQDGSQEAAETPLSSELEPFYPKPKIITRKSSRMTPFPATSAAPEPHPSTSTAQPVTPKPTSQATRSRTNRSSVKTSEPVVPAAPELQPSTSTDQPVTSEPTSQVTRGRKNRSSVKTPETVVPTALELQPSTSTDRPVTSEPTSQATRGRKNRSSVKTPEPVVPTAPELQPSTSTDQPVTSEPTSQATRGRKNRSSVKTPKTVVPTDPELQPSTSTDQPVTSEPTSQATRGRKNRSSVKTPETVVPTAPELQPSTSTDQPVTSEPTSQATRGRKNRSSVKTPETVVPTALELQPSTSTDRPVTPKPTSQTTRSRTNMSSVKTCETVVPTAPELKPSTSTDQPVTPKPTSRTTRSRTNMSSVKTPESTVPIAPELPPSTSTEQPVTPEPASQATTGRKNKSSVKTPETVVPTAPKLQPSTSTDQPITPEPTSQATRGRKNRSSVKTPETVVPTAPKLQPSTSTDQPVTPEPTSQATRGRTNRSSVKTPETVVPTAPELQPSTSTDQPLTPEPTSQATRGRTDRSSVKTPETVVPTAPELQASASTDQPVTSEPTSRTTRGRKNRSSVKTPETVVPTAPELQPSTSIDQPVTPEPTSRATRGRTNRSSVKNPESIVPIAPELQPSTSRNQLVTPEPTSRATRGRTNRSSVKTPEPVVPIAPEPHPTTSTDQPVTPKLTSRATRRRTNRSSVKTPKPVEPAASDLEPFTPTDQPVTPEAIAQGGQSKTLRSSTVRAMPLPTTPEFQSPVTTDQPISPEPIPQPSCIKSQRATGNPGSLAAPIDRKPCSAPLEPKSQASRNQRWGAVRAAESLTAIPEPASPQLLETPTHASQIQKVEPAGRSRFTLELQPKASQSRKRSLATMDSPPHQKQPQRGEVSQKTVIIKEEEEDTAEKPAKEEDVVTPKPGKRKRDQAEEEPNRIPSRSLRRTKLNQESTAPKVLFTGVVDARGEQAVLALGGSLAGSAAEASHLVTDRIRRTVKFLCALGRGIPILSLDWLHQSRKAGFFLSPDEYVVTDPEQEKNFGFSLQDALSRARERRLLEGYEIYVTPGVQPPPLQMGEIISCCGGTYLPSMPRSYKPQRVVITCPQDFPRCSIPLRVGLPLLSPEFLLTGVLKQEAKPEAFVLSPLEMSST, via the exons ATGACACAGCCCCTCTATCCGTTGCCGGCAGCTGGCGCCAGACTCTCTGGTCGCGGTTTGGAACTGCGCGGGAAGTGGGTGGTGGGCGGGCAAGCGGTAGTGGGTTGTCCCTTGGAGCGGCCAATCGACGTGCATTATTCTGTCGGCGCAGGGCGGCCTTCAATTACCGTCTCATTAACTGATCtcagcagcctgggagacacCGCCCATTTGAACTGTAAGGGGGCGGGGCTTTGGGTGTGCCTCCGCTCGACTTGCTGCGGCTGTGAAAGACAGCGGCAGGAGCCAATCAGCAAATCGGATCTTTTTCGGCGCACGCAGTCGCTCCACCCGGGTCGCGACCGTTACTGGTGGCGCGCGCGGGGACTTAAA ATCATGGAGGACACCCAGGCTATTGACTGGGATgttgaagaagaggaggagacagagcAATCCAGTGAATCCTTGAGGTGTAACATGGAGCCAGTAGGGCGGCTACATATCTTTAGTGGTGCCCATGGACCAGAAAAAG ATTTCCCACTACACCTTGGGAAGAATGTGGTAGGCCGAATGCCTGACTGCTCTGTGGCCCTGCCCTTTCCATCTATCTCCAAACAACATGCAGAGATTGAAATCTTAGCCTGGGACAAGGCACCTATCCTCCGAGACTGTGGGAGCCTTAATGGTACTCAAATCCTGAGACCTCCTAAGGTTTTGAGCCCTGGGGTGAGTCACCGTCTGAGGGACCAGGAATTGATTCTCTTTGCTGACTTGCTCTGCCAGTACCATCGCCTGTATGTCTCTCTGCCCTTTGTCTCCCGGGGCCCTCTGACAGTAGAAGAGACACCCAGGGTACAGGGAGGAACTCAACCCCAGAGGCTTCTGTTGGCTGAGGACTCGGAGGAGGAAGTAG attttctttctgaaaggCTCATGGTAAAAAAATCAAGGACCACATCTTCCTCTGTGATAGTTCCAGAGAG TGATGAAGAGGGGCACTCCCCTGTCCTGGGCAGCCTTGGGCCGCCTTTTGCCTTCAATATGAACAGTGACACAGATGTGGAAGAAGGTCAGCAACCAGCCACAGAGGAGGCCTCCTCAGCTGCCAGAAGAGGTGCCACTATAGAGGCAGAGCAGTCTGAAGCTGAAGTTGTAACTGAAATCCAGCTTGAAAAGGATCAGCCTTTAGTGAAGGAGAGGGACGATGATACAAAAGTCAAGAGGGGTGCAGGGAATGGGGTGGTTCCAGCTGGGGTGATTCTGGAGAGGAGCCAACCTCCTGGAGAGGACAGTGACACAGATGTGGATGATGACAGCAGGCCTGGAAGGCCAGCTGAGGTCCATTTGGAAAGGGCTCAGCCTTTTGGCTTCATCGACAGCGACACTGATGCGGAAGAAGAGGGGATCCCAGCAACCCCAGTTGTCATTCCTATGAAGAAGAGGAAGATCTTCCATGGAGTTGGTACAAGGGGTCCTGGAGCACCAGGCCTGACCCATCTGCAGGAGAGCCAGGCTGGTAGTGATACAGATGTGGAGGAAGGCAATGCCCCACAGGCTGTCCCTCTGGAGAAAAGCCAAGCTTCCATGGTTATCAACAGCGATACAGATGACGAGGAAGAAGTCTCAGCAGCGCTGACTTTGGCACGTCTGAAAGAGAGCCAGCCTGCTATATGGAACAGAGATGCAGAAGAGGACATGGCCCAACGTGTGGTCCTTCTGCAGCGTAGCCAAACCACCACTGAGAGAGACAGTGACACAGACGTGGAGGAGGAAGAGCTCCCGGTGGAAAATAGAGAAGCTGTCCTCAAGGGTCACACAAAGATTAGAGCCCTTGTTAGAGCACATTCAGAAAAGGACCAACCTCCTTTTGGGGACAGTGTGGAAGCAGATAAGAGCTCACCTGGGATCCACCTGGAGAGAAGCCAAGCCTCCACCACAGTGGACATCAACACACAAGTGGAGGAGGAAGTTCCGCCAGGGTCAGCCATTATACATATAAAGAAGCATCAGGTGTCTGTGGAGGGGACAAATCAAACAGATGTGAAAGCAGTTGGGGGACCAGCAAAGCTGCTTGTGGTATCTCTAGAGGAAGCCTGGCCTCCGCATGGGGACTGTGAAATAGGTGCGGAGGAGGGCACCTCCTTAGCAGCCTCAGCAGTTGCAGATGTAAGAAAGAGCCAGCTTCCAGCAGAAGGGGATGCTGGGGCAGAGTGGGCTGCAACTGTTCTTAAGCAGGAGAGAGCTCATGAGGTGGGGGCCCAGGGTGGGCCACCTGTGGCACAAGTGGAGCAGGACCTCCCTATCTCAAGAGAGAACCTCACAGATCTGGTGGTGGACACAGACACTCTAGGGGAATCCACCCAGCCACAGAGAGAGGGAGCCCAGGTCCccacaggaagggagagagaacaaCATGTGGGTGGGACCAAGGACTCTGAAGACAACTATGGTG ATTCTGAAGATCTGGACCTACAAGCTACCCAGTGCTTTCTGGAGAATCAGGGCCTGGAAG TCCAGAGCATGGAGGATGAACCTACCCAGGCCTTCATGTTGACTCCACCCCAAGAGCTTGGCCCTTCCCATTGCAGCTTCCAGACAACAG gTACCCTAGATGAACCATGGGAGGTCCTGGCTACACAGCCATTCTGTCTGAGAGAGTCTGAGGACTCTGAGACCCAGCCTTCTGACAcccaccttgaggcctatggacCTTGCCTGTCTCCACCTAGGGCAATACCAGGAGACCAACATCCAGAGAGCCCAGTTCACACAGAGCCAATGGGGATTCAAGGCAGAGGGAGGCAGACTGTGGATAAAGTCATGGGTATACCAAAAGAAACAGCAGAGAGGGTGGGCCCTGAGAGAGGGCCAttggagagagagactgagaaactGCTACCAGAAAGACAGACAGATGTGACAGGAGAGGAAGAATTAACCAAGGGGATACAGGACAGAGAACAAAAACAGTTGTTAGCTAGAGACACCCAGAGACAAGAATCTGACAAAAATGGGAAAAGTGCAAGTCCTGAAAGAGATTGGGAGAGTTTGAAGGTAGAAATTGAGACATCCGAGGAAATACAAGAGAAACAAGTAAAGAAGCAGACCCTTCCAAGCAAAGCATTTGAGAGAGAAGTAGAGAGACCAGTAGCAGACAGAGAGTGCGAGCCAGCCGAGTTAGAAGAGAAGGTGCCCAAAGTGATCctggagagagacacacagagaggggAGCCAGAGGGAGGGAGCCAGGACCAGAAAGGGCAGGCCTCCAGCCCAACACCAGagcctggggtgggggcgggggaccTTCCGGGACCTACCTCAGCCCCCGTACCTTCTGGGAGCCAGTCAGGTGGAAGGGGATCCCCAGTGAGCCCCAGGAGGCATCAGAAAG GCCTCCTGAATTGCAAGATGCCACCTGCTGAGAAGGCTTCCAGGATCAGAGCTGCTGAGAAGGCTTCCAGG GGCGATCAGGAATCTCCAGATGCTTGTCTGCCTCCTACAGTGCCTgaagccccagccccaccccaaaaGCCCCTTAACTCTCAGAGCCGGAAACATCTTGCACCTCAGCCCCTTCTTTCTCCCCTTTTACCTTCTATCAAGCCAACCATTCATAAGACCAGGCAAGATGGGAGTCAGGAAGCTGCAGAGACTCCCTTGTCCTCAGAGCTGGAGCCTTTCTACCCAAAGCCTAAAATCATAACTCGAAAGTCCTCCAGGATGACACCCTTTCCAGCTACCTCTGCTGCCCCTGAGCCCCACCCTTCCACCTCCACAGCCCAGCCAGTCACTCCCAAGCCCACATCTCAGGCCACTAGGAGCAGGACAAATAGGTCCTCTGTCAAGACCTCTGAACCAGTTGTCCCCGCAGCCCCTGAGCTCCAGCCTTCCACCTCCACAGACCAGCCTGTCACCTCTGAGCCCACATCTCAGGTTACTAGGGGAAGAAAAAATAGATCTTCTGTTAAGACCCCTGAAACAGTTGTGCCCACAGCCCTTGAGCTCCAGCCTTCCACCTCCACCGACCGACCTGTCACCTCTGAGCCCACATCTCAGGCTACTAGGGGAAGAAAAAATAGATCCTCTGTCAAGACCCCTGAACCAGTTGTCCCCACAGCCCCTGAGCTCCAGCCTTCCACCTCCACAGACCAGCCTGTCACCTCTGAGCCCACATCTCAGGCTACTAGGGGAAGAAAAAATAGATCCTCTGTCAAGACCCCTAAAACAGTTGTGCCCACAGACCCTGAGCTCCAGCCTTCCACCTCCACAGACCAGCCTGTCACCTCTGAGCCCACATCGCAGGCTACTAGGGGAAGAAAAAATAGATCCTCTGTCAAGACCCCTGAAACAGTTGTGCCCACAGCCCCTGAGCTCCAGCCTTCCACCTCCACAGACCAGCCTGTCACCTCTGAGCCCACATCGCAGGCTACTAGGGGAAGAAAAAATAGATCCTCTGTCAAGACCCCTGAAACAGTTGTCCCCACAGCCCTTGAGCTCCAGCCTTCCACCTCCACAGACCGACCTGTCACCCCTAAGCCCACATCTCAGACCACTAGGAGCAGGACAAATATGTCCTCTGTCAAGACCTGTGAAACAGTTGTCCCCACAGCCCCTGAGCTCAAGCCTTCCACCTCCACAGACCAACCTGTCACCCCTAAGCCCACATCTCGGACCACTAGGAGCAGGACAAATATGTCCTCTGTGAAGACCCCTGAATCAACTGTCCCTATAGCCCCTGAGCTCCCACCTTCCACCTCCACAGAGCAGCCTGTCACCCCTGAGCCTGCATCTCAGGCTACTACGGGAAGAAAAAATAAGTCCTCTGTCAAGACCCCTGAAACAGTTGTCCCCACAGCCCCTAAGCTCCAGCCTTCCACCTCCACAGACCAGCCTATCACCCCTGAGCCCACATCTCAGGCTACTAGGGGAAGAAAAAATAGATCCTCTGTCAAGACCCCTGAAACAGTTGTCCCCACAGCCCCTAAGCTCCAGCCTTCCACTTCCACAGACCAACCTGTCACTCCTGAGCCCACATCTCAGGCCACCAGGGGCAGGACAAATAGATCCTCTGTGAAGACCCCTGAAACAGTTGTCCCTACAGCCCCTGAGCTTCAGCCTTCCACCTCCACAGACCAGCCTCTTACCCCTGAGCCTACATCTCAGGCTACTAGGGGAAGAACAGATAGATCCTCTGTCAAGACTCCTGAAACAGTTGTCCCCACAGCCCCTGAGCTACAGGCTTCTGCCTCCACAGACCAGCCTGTCACCTCTGAGCCCACATCTCGGACCACTAGGGGAAGAAAAAATCGGTCCTCTGTCAAGACCCCTGAAACAGTTGTGCCCACAGCCCCTGAGCTCCAGCCTTCCACCTCCATAGACCAACCTGTCACCCCTGAGCCCACATCTCGGGCCACTAGGGGCAGGACAAATAGGTCCTCTGTCAAGAACCCTGAATCAATTGTCCCTATAGCCCCTGAGCTTCAGCCTTCCACCTCCAGAAACCAGCTTGTCACCCCTGAGCCCACATCTCGGGCCACTAGAGGCAGGACAAATAGATCCTCTGTCAAGACCCCTGAACCAGTTGTCCCCATAGCCCCTGAGCCCCATCCTACCACCTCCACAGACCAGCCTGTCACCCCCAAGCTCACATCTAGGGCCACTAGGAGAAGGACAAATAGGTCCTCTGTCAAGACTCCCAAACCAGTTGAACCAGCAGCCTCTGATCTTGAGCCTTTTACCCCCACAGACCAGCCTGTCACCCCTGAGGCCATAGCTCAGGGTGGTCAGAGCAAAACACTGAGGTCTTCCACAGTAAGAGCTATGCCGCTTCCTACCACCCCTGAATTCCAATCTCCTGTCACCACAGACCAGCCTATTTCCCCTGAGCCTATTCCTCAACCCAGTTGCATCAAGAGTCAGAGAGCCACTGGGAATCCTGGCTCCCTCGCAGCTCCCATTGACCGTAAGCCTTGCTCTGCACCCTTGGAACCTAAATCCCAGGCCTCAAGGAACCAAAGATGGGGAGCAGTGAGAGCAGCTGAATCCCTTACAGCCATTCCTGAGCCTGCCTCTCCCCAGCTTCTTGAGACACCAACTCATGCCTCCCAGATCCAAAAGGTGGAACCAGCAGGTAGATCTAGGTTCACCCTGGAGCTCCAGCCTAAGGCCTCTCAAAGCCGCAAGAGGTCTTTAGCTACCATGGATTCACCACCACATCAAAAACAGCCCCAAAGAGGGGAAGTCTCCCAGAAGACAGTGATTatcaaggaagaggaagaagatacTGCAGAGAAGCCAGCGAAGGAAGAG GATGTCGTGACTCCaaaaccaggcaagagaaagagagaccaggCAGAGGAGGAGCCCAACAGAATACCAAGCCGCAGCCTCCGACGGACCAAACTTAACCAAGAATCAACAGCCCCCAAA GTGCTCTTCACAGGAGTGGTGGATGCTCGGGGAGAGCAGGCTGTGCTGGCACTGGGGGGAAGTCTGGCTGGTTCAGCGGCAGAGGCTTCCCACCTGGTCACTGATCGCATCCGCCGGACAGTCAAGTTCCTGTGTGCCCTGGGGCGGGGAATCCCCATTCTGTCCCTGGACTGGCTGCATCAG TCCCGCAAGGCTGGTTTCTTCTTATCACCGGATGAATATGTGGTGACCGACCCTGAGCAAGAGAAGAACTTTGGCTTTAGCCTTCAAGACGCACTGAGCCGGGCTCGGGAGCGAAGGCTGCTAGAG gGCTATGAGATCTATGTGACCCCTGGAGTCCAGCCACCACCACTTCAGATGGGAGAGATCATTAGCTGCTGTGGAGGCACATACCTACCCAGCATGCCTCGGTCCTATAAG